Proteins encoded in a region of the Sugiyamaella lignohabitans strain CBS 10342 chromosome B, complete sequence genome:
- the WBP1 gene encoding Wbp1p (Beta subunit of the oligosaccharyl transferase glycoprotein complex; required for N-linked glycosylation of proteins in the endoplasmic reticulum; GO_component: GO:0005783 - endoplasmic reticulum [Evidence IEA]; GO_component: GO:0005783 - endoplasmic reticulum [Evidence IDA] [PMID 12860997]; GO_component: GO:0005783 - endoplasmic reticulum [Evidence IDA] [PMID 1724755]; GO_component: GO:0005789 - endoplasmic reticulum membrane [Evidence IEA,IEA]; GO_component: GO:0005789 - endoplasmic reticulum membrane [Evidence IMP] [PMID 12974639]; GO_component: GO:0016021 - integral component of membrane [Evidence IEA]; GO_component: GO:0016020 - membrane [Evidence IEA]; GO_component: GO:0005635 - nuclear envelope [Evidence IDA] [PMID 1724755]; GO_component: GO:0008250 - oligosaccharyltransferase complex [Evidence IPI] [PMID 10358084]; GO_component: GO:0008250 - oligosaccharyltransferase complex [Evidence IPI] [PMID 16297388]; GO_component: GO:0008250 - oligosaccharyltransferase complex [Evidence IPI] [PMID 9405463]; GO_function: GO:0004579 - dolichyl-diphosphooligosaccharide-protein glycotransferase activity [Evidence IEA]; GO_function: GO:0003674 - molecular_function [Evidence ND]; GO_function: GO:0016740 - transferase activity [Evidence IEA]; GO_function: GO:0016757 - transferase activity, transferring glycosyl groups [Evidence IEA]; GO_process: GO:0000278 - mitotic cell cycle [Evidence IDA] [PMID 1724755]; GO_process: GO:0006487 - protein N-linked glycosylation [Evidence IPI] [PMID 9405463]; GO_process: GO:0018279 - protein N-linked glycosylation via asparagine [Evidence IEA]; GO_process: GO:0006486 - protein glycosylation [Evidence IEA]), whose translation MYFCQWLLTAGIAALSLGAGFAKPLNGAGRTLVVVDDPNEYSQYLESLEQREFQLTIKDTHDESGLELVNYGELTYDNLIVLPTKAKSLGPKLSAKALLEYFNLGGNILAVTSAKSSPESLREFAAELDIHISPRGYQIVDHFNSADSSDEHNVLKLTSANINAPDSVISDIISHDEDGGSTKSGEFDYEAGNAAYLGNNELVIPFISAPSTSYVFDAREQEDNDVADKLWVSGSQAYLAAGLQSRKNTRFSWVGSASLFKNGAAASASAIDNITKWTFQEKSVLKSVGASHYDLTFPEVENPHIYKVSTDVLYLISLSEWNGNEWVPFDASDVQLEFIMLDPYYRLTLSRNATAEAAAEDGSIAIYSTQFKAPDQYGMFTFKTEYQRPGYTFVEDARVVTVRHIANDEWPRSWEITNSWVYLTSAGSVVIGWLVFVAFYLYTGYSPKKSDKKTQ comes from the coding sequence ATGTATTTTTGTCAATGGCTACTAACAGCCGGAATTGCCGCATTGAGTTTGGGTGCCGGATTTGCTAAGCCATTGAACGGTGCTGGCAGAACTTTAGTAGTTGTAGATGACCCCAATGAATATTCACAGTATCTGGAGAGTCTAGAACAACGTGAATTCCAACTCACGATCAAAGATACGCATGACGAGTCTGGTCTAGAATTGGTCAATTATGGTGAATTGACATATGATAATCTGATTGTTCTGCCTACCAAAGCCAAGTCTCTAGGTCCTAAATTGAGTGCTAAAGCTCTGTTGGAATATTTCAACCTAGGTGGTAATATTCTTGCAGTCACATCTGCTAAGTCTAGTCCTGAAAGCTTACGAGAgtttgctgctgagttGGATATCCACATTAGTCCTAGAGGATATCAAATTGTTGACCACTTCAACTCTGCTGATAGTTCAGACGAGCACAATGTGTTGAAATTGACATCGGCCAATATCAATGCCCCCGACAGTGTTATTTCAGATATCATCTCCCATGACGAAGATGGTGGGTCCACCAAGTCTGGAGAGTTTGACTATGAGGCTGGCAATGCTGCCTACCTAGGAAACAACGAGCTTGTAATTCCATTTATTTCTGCTCCTTCCACTAGTTATGTTTTTGATGCTCGTGAGCAAGAAGATAATGATGTGGCAGATAAGCTGTGGGTTTCGGGTTCTCAAGCTTATCTGGCTGCTGGCCTTCAAAGCCGAAAAAACACCCGATTCTCATGGGTCGGCAGTGCTAGTTTGTTCAAAAacggagctgctgcttctgcatCGGCTATTGACAATATCACCAAATGGACCTTTCAAGAAAAATCTGTTCTTAAAAGTGTAGGTGCATCTCACTATGATTTGACGTTTCCTGAAGTGGAGAATCCTCATATTTACAAGGTTTCAACCGATGTTCTTTATCTTATCTCACTTTCTGAATGGAACGGTAATGAGTGGGTTCCATTTGATGCTTCTGATGTTCAGCTTGAATTTATCATGCTCGACCCCTACTACAGATTAACTCTCAGCCGTAATGCAActgctgaagctgctgctgaagatggGTCAATTGCTATTTACTCGACTCAATTCAAGGCTCCTGATCAGTATGGTATGTTCACTTTCAAGACGGAATATCAACGCCCAGGATATAcatttgttgaagatgctcGTGTTGTAACTGTGCGACACATTGCGAACGACGAATGGCCCAGAAGTTGGGAAATTACAAATTCCTGGGTTTATCTGACATCGGCTGGTTCTGTAGTCATTGGATGGTTGGTGTTTGTGGCTTTCTATCTATATACAGGATACAGTCCAAAGAAGAGCGACAAGAAGACCCagtaa